A part of Oncorhynchus gorbuscha isolate QuinsamMale2020 ecotype Even-year linkage group LG09, OgorEven_v1.0, whole genome shotgun sequence genomic DNA contains:
- the LOC124042720 gene encoding BET1 homolog translates to MRRAGLGEGGPGNYVASGYSAYEEENEHLQEGLRAKVSALKHLSIDIGTEVKYQNKILDDMDSDFDSTGGLLGATIGRVKQLSRGSQTKLLCYMLLFCLFVFTLLYWFIKLR, encoded by the exons ATGCGACGCGCAGGTTTGG GCGAAGGAGGACCTGGAAATTATGTGGCCAGCGGGTACAGCGCGTATGAAGAGGAAAATGAACACTTACAAGAGGGTCTGAGAGCCAAAGTCAGCGCTTTGAAACAT CTGTCAATAGATATTGGAACCGAAGTGAAGTACCAGAACAAAATTTTGGATGATATG GACTCAGACTTTGACTCAACTGGTGGTTTGCTGGGGGCCACCATTGGGAGAGTGAAGCAGCTTTCCAGGGGAAGCCAGACCAAGCTCCTGTGCTACATGCTGCTCTTCTGCCTCTTCGTCTTTACCCTCCTCTACTGGTTTATCAAACTGAGGTGA